Proteins found in one Pseudomonas mosselii genomic segment:
- a CDS encoding SPOR domain-containing protein, translating into MAVLDKGMKQRMVGALVLVALAVIFLPMLFTREDELRQVRVEAPEAPAMPSLPQVQVEPVQVPEPQALPEQNEQPPVVVDESTAPVTAPSQPIAPVVTVAPPAQPKPQTPVPTPPVAKVEARPVPASAAPAAKPAAPSKIDANGLPVSWSIQLASLSNRAGAENLQKTLRSQGYNAYIRSADGMNRVFVGPLIERAEAERLRDVINRQQNLKGIVVRFQPERG; encoded by the coding sequence ATGGCAGTGCTGGATAAAGGGATGAAGCAGCGCATGGTCGGTGCGCTGGTGCTGGTGGCGCTGGCGGTGATCTTCCTGCCGATGTTGTTCACTCGCGAGGACGAGCTGCGCCAGGTGCGTGTCGAGGCGCCGGAGGCGCCGGCCATGCCCAGCCTGCCCCAGGTTCAGGTGGAGCCTGTCCAGGTGCCAGAACCTCAGGCGTTGCCGGAGCAGAACGAGCAGCCGCCGGTGGTGGTCGACGAGTCCACGGCGCCGGTGACGGCGCCGAGCCAGCCCATCGCGCCGGTAGTGACCGTGGCGCCGCCCGCGCAGCCCAAGCCACAGACGCCAGTGCCGACGCCGCCGGTGGCCAAGGTGGAGGCGCGTCCTGTGCCTGCGTCCGCCGCTCCTGCCGCCAAACCAGCCGCGCCGTCGAAGATCGACGCCAACGGCCTGCCGGTGAGCTGGTCGATCCAACTGGCCAGCCTGTCCAATCGGGCTGGTGCCGAGAACCTGCAGAAGACCCTGCGCAGCCAGGGCTACAACGCCTATATCCGTTCGGCGGACGGCATGAACCGGGTATTCGTCGGGCCGCTGATCGAGCGTGCCGAGGCCGAGCGTCTGCGTGATGTGATCAATCGCCAGCAGAACCTCAAAGGCATCGTGGTGCGCTTCCAGCCGGAGCGTGGCTGA
- a CDS encoding CvpA family protein, producing MAFTWVDWAIIAIVAISSLISLKRGFVKEALSLLIWIVAGAVAWMFGGSLSQYLESYIQTPSARVIAGCAILFVATLLVGAMLNFLIGELIRVTGLSGTDRFLGMAFGAARGGLLVVVAVGLLSLGPVQQDPWWQESRLIPQFLLVADWSKNLILGFTGQWMSSGVSAPVDLPFKEQLLGPTKP from the coding sequence GTGGCATTTACCTGGGTTGATTGGGCGATCATCGCGATCGTCGCCATTTCATCACTGATCAGTCTCAAGCGCGGCTTCGTCAAGGAAGCCTTGTCCCTGCTCATCTGGATTGTCGCCGGTGCGGTGGCCTGGATGTTCGGCGGGTCGCTTTCGCAGTACCTTGAAAGCTATATCCAGACGCCGTCCGCGCGAGTCATCGCCGGCTGCGCGATTCTTTTCGTCGCCACGCTACTGGTCGGGGCGATGCTCAATTTCCTCATCGGCGAGCTGATCCGCGTGACCGGGCTGTCCGGTACCGATCGCTTCCTCGGCATGGCCTTCGGCGCCGCGCGCGGGGGCTTGCTGGTGGTGGTGGCGGTCGGGCTGTTGAGCCTGGGGCCGGTGCAACAGGATCCGTGGTGGCAGGAATCGCGCCTGATACCACAATTTCTATTGGTAGCCGACTGGTCGAAGAACCTCATACTCGGGTTCACCGGCCAGTGGATGTCCAGTGGGGTCAGCGCACCCGTTGACCTTCCGTTCAAGGAGCAGCTGCTCGGGCCGACCAAGCCGTGA
- the purF gene encoding amidophosphoribosyltransferase, translating to MCGIVGIVGKSNVNQALYDALTVLQHRGQDAAGIVTSHDGRLFLRKDNGLVRDVFQQRHMQRLVGSIGIGHVRYPTAGSSTSAEAQPFYVNSPYGITLAHNGNLTNVEQLAKEIYESDLRHVNTNSDSEVLLNVFAHELAVRGKLQPTEEDVFAAVSHVHSRCVGGYAVVAMITGYGIVGFRDPNGIRPVVFGQRHTDEGVEYMIASESVALDVLGFTLIRDLAPGEAVYITEGGQLFTKQCAESPKLQPCIFEHVYLARPDSIMDGVSVYKARLRMGEKLAEKIQRERPDHDIDVVIPIPDTSRTAALELANHLGVKFREGFVKNRYIGRTFIMPGQAARKKSVRQKLNAIELEFRGKNVMLVDDSIVRGTTCKQIIQMAREAGAKNVYFCSAAPAVRYPNVYGIDMPSAHELIAHNRTTEQVAELIGADWLIYQDLPDLIESVGGGKIKIEHFDCAVFNGEYVTGDIDEAYLDRIEQARNDLAKVKNQAVSAIIDLYNN from the coding sequence ATGTGTGGCATCGTCGGTATCGTCGGTAAGTCGAACGTCAATCAGGCGCTGTATGACGCGCTAACCGTGCTCCAGCACCGCGGCCAGGACGCTGCCGGTATCGTGACCAGCCACGATGGCCGGTTGTTCCTGCGCAAGGATAACGGCCTGGTGCGCGACGTTTTCCAGCAGCGCCACATGCAGCGTCTGGTCGGCAGCATCGGCATCGGTCACGTGCGTTACCCGACCGCCGGCAGCTCCACCTCGGCCGAGGCGCAGCCGTTCTACGTCAACTCGCCGTACGGCATCACCCTGGCGCACAACGGCAACCTGACCAACGTCGAGCAGTTGGCCAAGGAGATCTACGAGTCCGACCTGCGTCACGTCAACACCAACTCCGACTCCGAAGTGCTGCTGAACGTGTTCGCCCATGAACTGGCCGTGCGCGGCAAGCTGCAACCGACCGAGGAAGACGTGTTCGCCGCGGTTTCCCACGTGCACAGCCGCTGCGTCGGCGGCTACGCGGTGGTGGCGATGATCACCGGCTACGGCATCGTCGGCTTCCGCGACCCCAACGGCATCCGTCCGGTGGTGTTCGGCCAGCGTCACACCGACGAAGGCGTCGAGTACATGATCGCTTCGGAAAGCGTGGCCTTGGACGTGCTCGGCTTCACCCTGATCCGAGACCTGGCGCCGGGCGAGGCGGTGTACATCACCGAAGGTGGCCAGCTGTTCACCAAGCAGTGCGCCGAGAGCCCGAAACTGCAGCCGTGCATCTTCGAGCACGTCTACCTGGCCCGCCCTGATTCGATCATGGACGGCGTCTCGGTGTACAAGGCGCGCCTGCGCATGGGCGAGAAGCTGGCCGAGAAGATCCAGCGCGAGCGCCCGGACCACGACATCGACGTGGTCATCCCGATCCCCGACACCAGCCGCACCGCGGCGCTGGAACTGGCCAACCATCTGGGCGTCAAGTTCCGCGAAGGCTTCGTCAAGAACCGCTACATTGGGCGGACCTTCATCATGCCCGGCCAGGCCGCGCGCAAGAAATCGGTACGCCAGAAGCTCAACGCCATCGAGCTGGAGTTCCGCGGCAAGAACGTGATGCTGGTGGACGACTCGATCGTGCGCGGCACCACCTGCAAGCAGATCATCCAGATGGCCCGCGAGGCCGGCGCCAAGAACGTCTACTTCTGCTCCGCGGCCCCCGCGGTGCGCTACCCCAACGTCTACGGCATCGACATGCCGAGCGCTCATGAGCTGATCGCCCACAACCGTACCACCGAGCAGGTGGCCGAGTTGATCGGCGCCGACTGGCTGATCTACCAGGACCTCCCGGACCTGATCGAATCGGTTGGTGGCGGCAAGATCAAGATCGAGCATTTCGATTGCGCGGTGTTCAACGGTGAGTATGTCACCGGCGATATCGACGAAGCCTACCTCGATCGCATCGAGCAGGCCCGTAACGACCTGGCCAAGGTGAAGAACCAGGCGGTCAGCGCGATCATCGACCTGTACAACAACTGA
- a CDS encoding O-succinylhomoserine sulfhydrylase → MTDQWDAGRLDSDLEGVGFDTLAVRAGQNRTPEAEHSEALFLTSSYVFRTAADAAARFAGETPGNVYSRYTNPTVRAFEERLAAMEGAEQAVATSTGMAAILAVVMSLCSAGDHVLVSQSVFGSTISLFEKYFKRFGVQVDYVPLVDLNGWEKAIKANTKLLVVESPSNPLAELVDITALAEIAHARGAMLVVDNCFSTPALQQPLKLGADIVFHSATKFIDGQGRCMGGVVAGRSEQMKEVVGFLRTAGPTLSPFNAWVFTKGLETLKLRMRAHCESAQALAEWLEQQDGIEKVHYAGLPSHPQHELAKRQMSGFGAVVSFEVKGGKEGAWRFIDATRVISITTNLGDSKTTIAHPATTSHGRLTPQEREAAGIRDSLVRVAVGLEDVADLQADLARGLAAL, encoded by the coding sequence ATGACCGATCAATGGGATGCCGGTCGACTGGACAGTGACCTCGAGGGTGTCGGTTTCGACACCCTGGCGGTGCGCGCCGGTCAGAACCGTACACCGGAGGCCGAGCACAGCGAAGCGCTGTTCCTGACCTCCAGCTATGTCTTCCGCACGGCCGCCGATGCCGCCGCGCGCTTTGCCGGCGAAACGCCGGGCAACGTCTATTCGCGCTACACCAACCCGACCGTGCGTGCCTTCGAGGAGCGCCTGGCGGCCATGGAAGGCGCCGAGCAGGCCGTGGCCACCTCCACCGGCATGGCGGCGATCCTCGCCGTGGTCATGTCGCTGTGCAGCGCTGGCGACCATGTGCTGGTGTCGCAGAGCGTATTCGGCTCGACCATCAGCCTGTTCGAGAAGTACTTCAAGCGTTTCGGCGTGCAGGTGGACTACGTGCCGCTGGTCGACCTGAACGGCTGGGAAAAGGCCATCAAGGCCAACACCAAGCTGCTGGTCGTCGAGTCGCCGTCCAACCCGTTGGCCGAACTGGTGGACATCACCGCACTGGCCGAGATCGCCCATGCCCGTGGCGCCATGCTGGTGGTGGACAACTGCTTCAGCACTCCGGCCTTGCAGCAACCGCTCAAGCTCGGCGCCGACATCGTGTTCCACTCGGCGACCAAGTTCATCGACGGCCAGGGCCGTTGCATGGGCGGCGTGGTGGCCGGACGCAGCGAGCAGATGAAGGAAGTGGTGGGCTTTCTGCGCACCGCCGGCCCGACCCTCAGCCCGTTCAACGCCTGGGTCTTCACCAAGGGCCTGGAGACCCTCAAGCTGCGCATGCGCGCCCACTGCGAGAGCGCCCAGGCGCTGGCCGAGTGGCTCGAGCAGCAGGACGGCATCGAGAAGGTCCACTATGCCGGCCTGCCGAGCCATCCGCAGCATGAACTGGCCAAGCGCCAGATGAGCGGCTTCGGCGCGGTGGTCAGCTTCGAGGTCAAGGGTGGCAAGGAAGGCGCCTGGCGTTTCATCGACGCCACCCGGGTGATCTCCATCACCACCAACCTCGGCGACAGCAAAACCACCATCGCCCACCCGGCCACCACCTCCCACGGACGTCTGACGCCACAGGAGCGCGAGGCGGCGGGTATCCGTGACAGCCTGGTGCGCGTGGCGGTTGGCCTGGAAGACGTGGCCGACCTGCAAGCCGATCTGGCCCGCGGCCTGGCGGCGCTGTGA
- a CDS encoding SDR family oxidoreductase — MIDWKSGEPGHNGRVALVTGAARGIGLGIAAWLICEGWQVVLSDLDRPRGTKVAKALGDNAWFITMDVADEAQVSAGVSEVLGQFGRLDALVCNAAIANPHNQILESLSLAQWNRVLAVNLNGPMLLAKHCAPYLRAHGGAIVNLTSTRARQSEPDTEAYAASKGGLVALTHALAMSLGPEIRVNAVSPGWIDARDPSQRRAEPLTEADHAQHPTGRVGTVEDVAALVAWLLSRQAGFVTGQEFVVDGGMTRKMIYN, encoded by the coding sequence GTGATCGACTGGAAGAGTGGCGAACCCGGCCATAACGGCCGGGTAGCCCTGGTAACCGGTGCCGCCCGCGGCATCGGCCTGGGCATCGCCGCCTGGTTGATCTGCGAGGGGTGGCAGGTGGTGCTCAGCGATCTTGATCGCCCGCGCGGCACCAAGGTCGCCAAGGCCCTGGGCGATAACGCCTGGTTCATCACCATGGACGTGGCCGACGAGGCCCAGGTCAGTGCCGGGGTGTCCGAGGTGCTCGGGCAGTTCGGCCGGCTGGATGCGCTGGTGTGCAACGCGGCGATCGCCAATCCGCACAACCAGATCCTGGAAAGCCTGTCCCTGGCTCAATGGAACCGGGTACTGGCAGTCAACCTCAATGGCCCGATGCTGCTGGCCAAGCATTGCGCACCTTACCTGCGCGCCCATGGCGGCGCGATCGTCAACCTGACCTCCACCCGCGCCCGGCAGTCCGAGCCGGACACCGAGGCCTATGCCGCCAGCAAGGGTGGCCTGGTCGCCTTGACCCACGCCCTGGCCATGAGCCTGGGGCCGGAGATCCGCGTCAATGCGGTGAGCCCGGGCTGGATCGATGCCCGTGACCCTTCGCAGCGACGCGCCGAGCCTTTGACCGAGGCCGACCATGCCCAGCATCCGACGGGCAGGGTAGGGACGGTCGAGGATGTGGCTGCGCTGGTGGCGTGGTTGCTGTCGCGTCAGGCGGGGTTTGTCACTGGCCAGGAGTTCGTGGTCGATGGTGGGATGACCCGCAAGATGATCTACAACTGA
- a CDS encoding DUF2242 domain-containing protein, giving the protein MSRSTVYGALGLALVLAGVSGCSSKKAAVYEHENFDDSGTFSRSFATSEAGSCEAARRALLSQGYIITSSDANQVAGNKSFQQNAENHLQISFNITCVPDMSDKQRSTMFANALQDRYTLKKSNTSASLGVGVLGSVSMPIGSTDDSMVKVASETVTAAQFYDRYFALVESYLPKPKKPEKTEPAAEPKVEKPAADLGLPEPSPAALAPAPQPAAPVAESVEEAPAPTPVAAAPVPAPAAPVPASEAPAAPIVDDSKGSQPIAPPVEPTPIQVQQDAPAAEQAPAPL; this is encoded by the coding sequence ATGTCTAGATCAACCGTCTATGGCGCGCTCGGGCTGGCCCTCGTGCTGGCGGGTGTGTCCGGCTGTTCCTCGAAAAAGGCCGCCGTCTACGAGCACGAGAACTTCGATGACTCGGGCACCTTCTCCCGCAGTTTCGCCACCAGCGAGGCGGGCTCCTGCGAGGCGGCGCGGCGCGCGCTGCTCAGTCAGGGCTACATCATCACCAGCAGCGACGCCAATCAGGTCGCCGGCAACAAGAGCTTCCAGCAAAACGCCGAGAACCACTTGCAGATCAGCTTCAACATCACCTGCGTGCCGGACATGAGCGACAAACAGCGCTCGACCATGTTCGCCAACGCCCTGCAGGACCGCTACACCCTGAAGAAATCCAACACCTCCGCCAGTCTTGGCGTCGGTGTGCTGGGTTCGGTGTCGATGCCGATCGGCTCCACCGACGACTCCATGGTCAAGGTCGCCAGCGAGACGGTCACCGCCGCACAGTTCTACGACCGATACTTCGCCCTGGTGGAAAGCTACCTGCCGAAGCCGAAGAAGCCAGAGAAGACCGAACCTGCCGCCGAGCCAAAGGTGGAAAAACCGGCCGCCGACCTGGGCTTGCCGGAGCCTTCGCCCGCTGCCCTGGCGCCCGCGCCGCAGCCTGCCGCGCCGGTCGCCGAGAGCGTGGAAGAGGCTCCGGCCCCGACTCCGGTTGCCGCCGCGCCTGTCCCGGCTCCAGCGGCTCCCGTACCGGCCAGCGAAGCTCCGGCGGCCCCGATTGTGGACGATAGCAAGGGCTCGCAGCCCATCGCGCCGCCCGTCGAGCCAACTCCGATCCAGGTACAGCAGGACGCGCCGGCCGCAGAGCAGGCGCCGGCGCCACTCTGA
- a CDS encoding AraC family transcriptional regulator — MPRPRVRLGELSVGFVQPLAEALTALGHDPHPLLLRYGLDARRLAEPGARLSIPRYMHLGHAAIALSAEPALGLHMGRLSRLAQAGLAGVAAAQAPTLGDAARTLLRFEPLYAANYRGQSSFHEDAQGAWLRFYSISPYNDYNRFVVDSLLAGWLAQLGALAARPVQAERLEIEFDAPAYVAQYQSLCAGPVHFGATANQLRLSQATLALPNPQHCPSTWQHLLQLCEAELAQRTRVRSLGERITHLLGPLLNGGREPDLEEVARHLQLPTWTLRRKLAEEGTRFRNLLNDTRRDLAETYIRDTELAFGEIAYLLGFASAEAFQRAFKRWTGLTPGEFRRHQRQVG, encoded by the coding sequence GTGCCTCGCCCCCGCGTACGCCTGGGTGAACTGTCGGTAGGTTTCGTCCAGCCCCTGGCCGAGGCGCTGACGGCACTCGGTCACGATCCACACCCCCTGCTGCTGCGCTATGGCCTCGACGCCAGGCGCCTGGCCGAGCCGGGTGCGCGGTTGTCGATCCCGCGCTACATGCACCTGGGGCACGCGGCTATTGCCCTTTCTGCCGAGCCAGCGCTAGGCCTGCACATGGGCCGCCTGAGCCGCCTGGCCCAGGCCGGGCTCGCCGGCGTCGCCGCCGCCCAGGCCCCGACCCTCGGCGACGCTGCCCGCACCCTGCTGCGCTTTGAGCCACTGTATGCCGCCAACTACCGGGGCCAGTCGAGCTTTCACGAAGACGCCCAGGGCGCCTGGCTGCGGTTCTACTCCATCAGCCCCTACAACGACTACAACCGCTTCGTGGTCGACTCCCTGCTCGCTGGCTGGCTGGCCCAGCTCGGCGCCCTGGCGGCCAGGCCGGTGCAGGCCGAGCGCCTGGAAATCGAGTTCGACGCCCCCGCCTACGTCGCGCAGTACCAAAGCCTGTGCGCAGGCCCGGTGCATTTCGGCGCCACGGCCAACCAGTTGCGCCTGAGCCAGGCCACCCTGGCCCTGCCCAACCCGCAGCACTGCCCCAGCACCTGGCAACACCTGCTGCAGTTGTGCGAGGCGGAACTGGCCCAGCGCACCCGCGTGCGCAGCCTGGGCGAACGCATCACTCACCTGCTGGGGCCACTGCTGAACGGTGGGCGCGAGCCGGATCTGGAAGAAGTGGCGCGACACCTGCAACTGCCGACCTGGACCTTGCGCCGCAAACTGGCCGAGGAAGGCACGCGCTTTCGCAACCTGCTCAACGACACACGTCGCGATCTGGCCGAGACCTATATCCGCGACACGGAGCTGGCCTTCGGCGAGATCGCCTATCTGTTGGGGTTCGCCTCGGCCGAGGCCTTCCAGCGCGCATTCAAGCGCTGGACGGGGCTGACACCGGGGGAATTTCGCCGCCATCAGCGGCAGGTGGGTTAA